A segment of the Rhizoctonia solani chromosome 12, complete sequence genome:
TGTCTACATCGCGTTCGTGTCGCAATAACAGAATCAGTGCATATGCGCGATATTGTCCGGGAATGAAGAGCTACTATAACAACTGTCCGAATGAAGGGAACGGGTCAAAGCCACTATTCTGGCCGCTGTAGCCAGGATGGCATACACCGCAATACATTTGGATGTATTTGTATTTCCATGCTACATCTCTCAACTGCTCCTTACGATTGGCCGGGTTCCAAAGACCTATATCTCGATTAGTATCAGAGCTCCACGTGCGCCAAATTTGAGGGACTAACCTGATCGTACACGGGAGGGAGCGTCCCTGAATCTGTCTCGTGGATGGAATGCCTACTTATAGATCACGACTGGTATTTGATATCTCGATCGACTGATACCCTTACCTACTGCCAGGACCTCTTGTAACAAAAGCATCACTTTAGGAGTCATGCTAGATTAAGGAACACTAGCATTTTCTAAGAGGATATTCTAGCCTATTATGAGGGGGAGCCCCTGGAATGACTATCAAAAATCAAATCTTTGAAAATGCTCTCATGATCTATCGAAGCGAAATACAAGGAGGATGTGGGGCCATGCCTACGCATATTCTATTTCTACAGGCGGCATAGCGGGCTCGGCGATTTAAAACAGTGGACTTGGGATCTCGAAGCTAGAATTATTACTTGCATTTTATTCTATGAGAAGTCACAAGATACGCATCCTGAATCCATTGCACAAACTGGGCAATTTTGACCGGGAAGGAGCGTTTTTTCTTATCTGCTTGAGTTTCTGTGTAGACTTGCGACGGAGCTTATGGAGGAcgcaaaacttatactgggCCGACCAGGTCGTTGCATGTGCCCTTACTGCTCAGTAGCTGTCATGTTTGCGCACTGTTTATTGTATTTCGTGTTTCGGCACTTACGCCTCTTGTTCTGTTTTCTTCCATTCTACGTTCGGCGAGCACAACGCGCTCGCAGCAGAGCTTATCCAGTCCGTCTTCTCCCTTTTTTCTCCGCGAGTCCCACCCGCCCGTGCCTTCTCTACACGCATACAATCCTAtttggccgcccacccagctcgctcggtggctCGGCCCCAGTGGCACCCCGGTTCGGCGTACCGCCTCTCCGGCTCCCACCCCCATGCGTCCGCCGATCCGGTCGTATGCCCGTTTCTTCCCCCCCTTTTATGTGTGCGCATTCTTCTTGTCTTTGTCTTCGCGTGCCAGCCCAAGGCCCAGTGCTAATCTAGGCACAGTATAAGCATAGTTTATTATGCTACCTTATACAACTCCTACAGATCTACATTTTTCGAGAGTGCCAACCATAGAATCAATATACATCtggacgttttgcgacgAAGCCTGCGGAGTCGCAAAACAGCGACTTAGCCGAAGCATGTAGCAAGTCACGTGAGGACCGCttcgacttgcgtccgacctCCTCAACCGTCCGGCCCTCGTATACACCGAGTGTCGCGGCACGCCTTTGAGTGTCGTTTTATCCCGCCCACTATCCCATAGGTCACGAGGGTtggtttgggccgcccacccacgagccagactcaCGGTCGGGCGCccccggtccaccctcgctgcttcgcagctgcgggggttccccaacctcaccggtctgggtctcATGGCTGACGCAGACAAGCGGACAGAGGATAAGTTTCACTTTTGCCCAGAAGTAACTACCCGAGCAGTTATCTGGACAAAGGGAATGGGCCGGAGCTACCACTTGGCTAATATATCAACGTTGAAATATATCTGGAGGTATTTCCGCTCAGTGTAGAAAGAAGATAAAAACGTATATAAAAACaatatatatattaataacTAGCCaaatacaaagtatgaacaAGAGTAAGAGTAAGAGTAAAACAATGAGTTGCTAGGAGGTAGAACAGGCCTCCCTTATATACCCGCAAACAAATCAATCGAGTCACTTGTAGGGGCAACGTGTACTTACTGTGCACtactgcgcatacattccATTGGTTAGTTCACACTGATTCAATTACATGGAAGATACTAGATTGTTATAGTATCTACAAGGTATTTCTACACTTAGTAACAACATTGATTGCCTCTATACAGAAGCTCAGCCGTTTTTTGCAGCTGGTCGAGTCATGAACACCTGTTTCTTGATTGCATCAGAGTCTCACTTGTAGCAGATATGCTTTTGAGGGCTTACCTGATCATACATGGGTGGAAGTGTTCCTGCATCTGTCTCGTGAATGGAATGCCTGCTCAACCCCCACAATTAGTACTTGGAGGGTCGATCGGCTGGTACTTGACTCTTACCTGTCATTTTGATCCATTGTAACATAAGTATTGCTGTGGGATTCATAGCTGGACTGCGTCTCAGATCCCAATACTGTATTTGATGGTGGCCGAACCGGTCCCACTCTAGCCCCAGATTTCCTTGAAACAAGGGCCCTGCGTACGTTTGGAACAAACACAGGCTGACGTTGGACGTAACCAAGAGGAGGCTGGTTGTGTGCTCCTGTAAACGTGGTGATAGGGTTGCTGTTGCTTGAATGGTAGCCAATTGGTGTGTTTTCTGACCCTGATATAGGGAATGTGCCCCGGTAACGATATTTACCTCTTTGGAGTAGGCACCATCCCAATGCAAATATGCAGAGCACTGTCAGAATACCCGCAACTATTCCACCAATGACACCAGGGCTCAAAACATGCGGGTTACTGCGGGAGCTATAGAATAGGTTCACATATGAAATAATGTGTTAGTGACAAGCTCACCTGGTGTGAGATATATACGTCGCATAATCAATTGCCAAAGCCTTACTATCCTCCAAGTTTGTCAAAGTTACATTATGTTGTCCTATAGACAGTCCATTGGTTGCATACTACTTGATATTGGGGAGAGCTACAGTTAGGTTCTAAATGATTGAACGAGCAAAGTACTGACTAGAATTGTTGGAGGGTGGTCTTTCTCCCTGGTTGCGTTCAACGTCAAGGCCGCTTGATCATCCACTTGAACTCGGAACATCCCAAAACCTGGTCCTGTCCCCCCGTATATAGTTATCTCTGAGCCTTGGAACTCAAGTGTTGCTGTTGCTCCTTCAGTGCGCGTAACACTGAGCTGGGGGAATGAGTATAGCCAAAGGTAACTAGTGCTGCACCTACTAGGCTATAGATGTGCGGTAGCCCGACATGGTTTCGGCACCCCATTGGGCAGAGTAGGTGAAGTTTTTATTATCAACCTCTACAGGTTCAAAATTATCTCTATAATAAGTTTTAACAATTAGGACCCATGAATAGTGTGTCCTAACTTACATGTCTCTCTCATAGGTGATGACTACGTGATCAATATCCAGCCACGTCCCATTCGAAGTAGGAACGTTTTGTAGCACAACAGTAATGAGTTGATCCTGAAGCTTTGACCGACCAAAAAGGAGCTATGGGAGTGTGGTATTAATGAAAGGTAGACACTACCATATTTATAGCTGCAAACCGGTTTGTGAGATACGCACCGTCTGGTAAATATCAGTCTTGCCGGGGTATCCGTTGCCCGTCATGGGTGGCTCAGTGTTCACTGTGGCTTGGTATAGTCCATGGTTTACTCGCTTTGCTCCATATATGTAAAACGCAGAGCCCCTGAATGAAATCGTTACCTGTTCAAGACAGTTGGTTAGAGCGTGTTCATTAGAGCAGTACTGTTAAGACTACAAGTAGCTATTAGACTCACTTTTGCACCACTAACATTTGTACAACGAAATGTTGAGTTCTGGTAGTAACGGATTGCATCATCTTGGTGTGTTGTGGTATTGggtgactacccgtaagcGTGAGAGCGATTTAGAAGTTCTAGATCGCTCGATCATCGGTCCGTCGGATACGGACCGATTCCGTGCCGACGGGCAAGCGGACCCCAGGCGCAGACCTCCCCCGTAAAGCCGAAAGGCACGCATCCACGCAACCAATTCTAGAATTTAAAACACACTACCGCGATCAACTTAgtcaatttgtaatatagctGAACATAATTGACCATGCATATAGTCGTCGAGATCAATATACAGTTGGGTTTTAGTAATTATAAACCGTGCGGGGAGCTCAGATACCACCCCTGAAAGCTATGAACATCATTGAGGATCATCCCAACCTCGTGTATTCCATTATACTAGATGACAAAGACACTCAACCGGCTCGTCTCAGAAAAGCCATACGCGTCAGCGCGGCCTTAGCAGCTCTATACTACCTTGGTACCACAATTCGTAATaggatcagaaagcctaGCCGTCGTTATCTTACACGCCCAAACCTGCAACCAGAGCCTCGTCTGGCGCGGTGATTGCACGGGACTATTGGTGGAAGGGATCGGGCGACTTATATTTACTTTGTTCCAGCTCGATCAGGCACGCTTTGGCGTCGGCGGCCTTTGGAAGAGGTCCAGCAAGCTCCGGGCAGCCCCCCAgagcatgtatgcgcgcaTTGAGTCTCATTTATCACACTCACAGATTTGCACGTAGGTATAAgatgtggaccctgagccaTTTAGAATGCATTATGAAGTCTAGAAGGGGGGGTACCCCCCCTCTCTAGATTTCAATGACGATCCTCATGATTTAGAATTTAGACTTGTAGGCCAAAGTCACTTCCGGCGGATGCAACGTAATTGGATTTGTTACCAGGGTCTCTATTTACATCCGAAGAATCTAGACCGCTCTGACTTCTAAATTTTGTTCTAGATTGCCGATTTTgccttacgggtagtcaccCATTACCATCAAACCATGATGAATCGTATTGTATTAATGGCGAATAGTCATCCAAGGTAAGGTTCCGCGGCATTCTCACAGGATGTGGTGGAGGAGCAAGGATGTTTGACAACAACAGTCGGGCACATTGCCTTATATATGTGTTCGAGAAGCGCTGCGTCTTTTAAAATCTGATTGTATCTATGCGCTCTAAAAACACTGCCCCGTGGCCCCGTGACCGCTCCTTCATCATAGATCTAGAGGACAAAATAGTTGCAGGTCCACCGAGTATATCCGCCAGGTTACCTGCGGCCGGAGTTTGTGTCAGGCAACTCATGATACGCACAATATTCAGAAACTCATAGTGTGCATGCACATGGTAACCTGACATATTCACCCTTCAGGTCATTTTCCGAAACTGTGCTTGTCAGAGTCCAGCTGTGAGGACATAAAAGGCGTGGGTCAGGAGGCTACTCGAGAACTTCGAACTCAATTTTCCATTCTTTTATGCTATTATTCCATCTCAAACAACTCTCAACCCAAACCAGCTCCCCTTACTGTCCTTTATCTATAGTCTCTTCTCCCTCGCGCACAACACTGCAAAGCCTTGATGACAACACCTGATGTTGCAGCGCGCGGATAAGCGTTCGCTTCAGCGCATTCTACCGCAGCTTCCCTGTTAATTAAGAAAATAGTTGTCAGCGCAGAATTCGGATAAGCTCGATCAAGTTATAGTTGAGTCTTGATGCCAACTTGATCTTAAAAACGGCCTGATTGCAGCCCTCATACGCAGCGCCATGCGTTTAGTTCTGTACTAGCCATTCAAGCCCAATGCAGACTTGGTAAAGTCGCCCTTCGAGGCGCTATTTGTCCCTGGATACCTATCGCGTCGGCATGGAAAGGCCGTTCCGCGTTCGCATACCAAATTTAGCCGCTACCTTCACCCTGCATGTATGGTTCGCGGCCGCCCCGCAGCCCTGGTGAGTCAATTTGACTGATTCACCGAAACTTTATACGAATGATTGAGTACGTTCGCCGGTCGATGCTGAGCGTACATTCCCTAAAAGGTGCCTTATGAGTGACCACCTGCAACCATCAGGTGTCCTCTCGGATCCGGAGATTCTACCCATGACCATCAAAACCCTTACGCATTCCAACTCCCGGTCCAGCCGGTGGTTGTGCACCCAGTACCCGATGATGGGCGCCAAAGAATTCCAGATGTCACGTCTCAATAACCTGTGTTTGGCCCCGAACATCTCAGCATGGCTGGTGGGCATGCATCGCCTCGAGTTGGCAAGTATATTCCCACATATCAAGCGATTAATTACGAGGAAGGAACGCATTTTACTCATTTCCATGCCAATGCAGGTCGATTATAAGCATGATTCAATAGTGCTACCTTACGAGATTTTCATGGGTCTATATTTTATGAGAGTCCTAATAGCAGATATtgtccaaaaaaaaaactacTGAAGCACTTGTCCGAATGAAGGGAATGGGTCGGAATTACCACTTGAGTGGTATATCCATCATGGCATACATCATAATGTATCCGGGTATATTTGTGTTCGCGAACGACGCATCCTCTGTACAGAAACTCAACCATTTTTTGTAATTGGCCGGATCGCAAATACCTATATTTCGATTGCGTCACAGTCCTACTTGCAGCATAAAAGCTTTGAAGAACTAACCTGATTGTACATGGGTGGAAGTGACCTCACATCTGTCTCGTGAACAAAGTGCCTGTTCAAAAAACCACGGTTAGCGCTTGGAACTTTAGTTAACTGATACCCGACTCTTACCCATCATTAGCTTCCCTTGTGACTAAAGTATCGTTTTGCGAGTCATAGCTAGACTGCGTCTCAGACCCCAACACTGTACTTGCTGGTGGCCGAGGCGGTCCCTCTCCAGTACCAGGTTTCCTTGAAGCAAAGTTCCTGTGCGCGTTTGTGGAAGGCATCGGCTGGAGATGGACGTATCCAAGAGGAGGCTGAATTTGATTGCTGCTGAGCGATATGTGCGGGTCGTAATGGTCCCATTGGTAGTTGACTGGTACATTTTCCGACCTTGGCACGGACGATACACCTTGGTAGCGATGCTTACGCCTGCGACGTAGGTGCCATCCCAATACAAATATGCCAAGCACTATCATAGTGCCTGCAACTATTCCACCAATCGCACCGGGGCTCAAAACTTTGGGGCTACTGGGGGAGCTAGAGAATCGGTCCATTTGTAAAATAGCGTCTTGATGATGAACTCACCCGGCGTGAGGGATACAAGTGGCGTAATCGACTGCCAAAGCTTTGTTAGCCTCCAAGTTCGTCAAAGTTATCGTATGTTTTCCTGCCGAAAGTCCGTTGGTTGTATACTACTTGATGTAATAGAGTTACAGTTCAATGCCAGGTGATTATAATAGAGAAAAGTGACTCACGAGAACCGTTGGAGGATAAGAGTTCTCCCTGGTGGCGTTCAACGTCAAGGCCTCTTGATTATCCACTTGAACTCGGAACATCCCGAAATTTGGTCCGGTTCTTCCGTATAGTGTTATTTCTGAGCCCTGAAAGTCAAGTGTTGCTGTTGCTCCTGCAGTGCGCGTGACACTAAGTCAGGTGCGTTAGTCTAAGCAAAGGCGATGAGCTCTCTACTTACTAGGGCACGGATGTACGGTAACCTGATATGATTTCGGTATCCCATTCAGAAGAGTAGGTGAATTTTCCGCTGTCAATGTCCACAGACTCAGAAGTATCTCTAAGAGAGGTGTAAATGGCTAGTTCTTATGAGTAGTGTATTTGGACCTACGTATCTGTCTCATAGGTGATCACAACATAATCAATATCGAGCCAAGACCTTCCAGAGTCAGGTATATTTTGCAGCACGACCGTGTTGGGTTGATTCCGGAGATTCGACCGACCAAACAGGAGCTATAAGAGTGCATTTAATGCAAGGTAACCATTGCCATATTCGCGGCCGCAAACCAAGTCACGAACTACGCACAGTCTGATAAATATTTGATCCACCGGAGTATCCGTTGCCGGCCATGGGCGGCTCGTTGTTCACCGTGATCTGGTAGAGACCATGATCTGTTCGCTTTGCTCCATATATGTATAAACCAGAGCCTCTGAATGTGATTGTTGCCTGTTTGAGAAAGCCGGTTAGAAACAGTTCAGCAGAACAACAACTGGTGCTACCGGTTATTAGACTCGCCTTTGCATCATAAATATTTGTTTGACGAAACGTTGAGTTTTGGTAATTCATCCTACCATCGGTTGTAATGTTGGCATCGACCCACGATGAATCATATTGTATGAATGGCGAATAGTCGTCCAGGGTAAGGTTTCGCAGCATTTTCGCAAGATGTTGAAGGAGAACAACGGTGGTTGACAATAAAGGTCGGGTATATTGCCTCATTAGTGTGTTCGGGAAGCGCTGTGTCTTGTGTAATCCAGTTGGACCTATGCGCTCGAAGAACATCGGCTCCTGGTCATTTCTTCATTTCGGGTATAGAACAAAAGGCGATCAGAGCTATTCTCAGATTCAATCTAGCTAAGCATCAAACGTAAGGGTGAGCATTTCGATTGACGAACCACACAGTGTTCCACTAAGGTCCTGGAGCGGTGTGCGGTTGTCGACGGGCGTCAAAGAAGCTCaaatatcacgtgatctcatGTGGCGCTTCTGATACCTCAACAATTTGTGTGACCTCGATCATCTCAGCATGGCTGGTGGGCATGCATCGTCTCGAGTTGGCAAGTGTATTCCTACATACCGAAGAATTAACGAATTAAATAATTTTAATAGACTCTGGTTCCATGAAATTTCGACCTGGAGTTTCTATTCGACGACCAACCATTCCCCACTCACCCGCTCCGCCAACGCATTCCGGCTCCGCGATACCTTCTACGCCATCGAAGCTAAACGCACATGTCACCCAAGAATCCTCTGCTCATGATCATATAGCTGATAGCTCGGACACCGAGGCCGGTCCATCGAGAGGGACTATTCCTCTTATTATGACTCGTAGTACTAGCGCTTCGAGGGTCAATATAGCTCCCGGTATATCTCGACCTCTCCAACCGTCAAGACCTGTGGAGCCACAGGCTGTCGCCTCCACCAGCCGGGCTACTGAATCTTCGAATATTTCTGTTCCTACAGTTGTATCAACGACTTCTGGTGATGATAACGATGCTACTCAGACTTCACTACATCTTGCAAGGCCCACTGGTTCTGATATAGTACCTAGCGATCATCTGGTATTTCCCCACCAAGTCACCAGTAGGAATATCTCACTACCGACCCCTCTGTCCACGCAACTCCAACCCTCACAACGACCCTTTGAAAACCTCACTGCAGCGTTAATACAACCTGGGTCATCACAAACGAGCAATATAACCGGAATACCAACACCTGCTAGCACACAACTCCCAATAACAAACTTTCCTGTCGATCCTGCCATACTCGAGTTTACCAACCTACCCCAAGGGAACGAGCTCTTCGCTCCGCCGGGGATGCCTCAAATCGTGGTGGAACCTCCTCTTGAGATTAGACCGGAACTTGCTGATGGAACTAACCTGCTACCTGCTCCGCCCCTGCTGCCCGTCGATCCGGACCCCGGGGAAAACGAGGAAAATGAGCCCAGCACTGGCGATTCTGTAACTCCCGCCAAGCCAAAACGAGGTCGTCAAGTACCGACTAAAGAGCCAAAACCACGAAAACGCCGTAAAACAGTGAGTTTTTTTATCCTCTCCCAACGGATTTGTTATTTAAATTTATGTAAAGGCCAAGTCGCATGAAGGAATAGCACAAGGGCAGGAAAACAACATTGAGAATGAGCAACCTGAAGGTAAACCCCGACGCAGGCGATCAACCCAGAAAAAAGCCCGCAAATCCGCGACCTTGGAGGAAAAAATTGAAGTACTGGAGCAGGAAGCGGCAAAGGCTGCTGGTGTGGAGAACGCCGGTAAGGTGAATGTGTCTTTTATCTACTTAACTATTTTAACACTTTCTCTTGCAGAACCTCTAGATCCCACCATGGCGACAATGGCATCGCTCTGTGACTCTGACATCCCCAACGGGAGACTAAGTTCGAAATATCTCGAAAAGGGGATCGCATACGTCAAAGTAAGTTCACTATGGCCGTTGTCATCAGGCACACTAACCCCCTGGTAGTACGTCGAAGAGAGACGCCAGAGAATTGTGGCACGCACAGCAGAACGGCTGAAGAACCTCCGACAGAGCGGATTAGACGTGAGCCAGCCCCAGCCTCCTCCTTTGAAGAAGCCCGAGCCCACACCTGTGCCACCCGGGACTGAAGTGGACGAGGACGGGAACCCGACGGCCGGACCCTCGAAGCAAAGGGAACTTGGCGCTTCCCTCTCGCCTTCGCCCGAACCCGAGGCTGAGCCTGGACAGCCGGAGGAAACCTTTATCGAATCGGCCGCGGCGCCTCAGATTCGATTTGTCAATGGCGAGATGGTCTTGGATGAAGACTCGCAGTTCTATGATCGGGCAGGGGCTACGGTTCAGGATGAGGATTCGATGGTTGTTGTTGACGAGGCCGACTCGACCCGGTTCTCGAATTCGAATAGTTTCATGAAAAAGGCAGGTTCTCGCGGGTCGAGGTGGACAGCGGACGAGACCGAGCTATTTTATTGGGTATGTGAGGGACTATTGTCGTTCGCTTGGGCTGATGACGGGTTCATTTAGTGTCTATCTGCCTTTGGCGAGGATTACGAGAATATTGCGCGATACCTTGGAAGAACCCCACTGCAATGTAAAAACAAAACCAAGTCGGAAGATAGACGTGGAAATGAAAAGCGGATCACATTAGCCATCAAGACGCGGATACCCCTAGGTAGGTAAACTGTCACCATATCATATCATATCATATCAACGCCTGTTGTGCCTGATGGTGGAATTGACTCATCACATCAAGACCTTGAAGAGTTTGGGCGGATCACCGGGCGTGATTTTTCCGGGCCACCACCAGAGATTCGGGCACCTGTGGTACCTCCTCGGGCCGAAAATGAGGAACAAGAGCCGGTCCCCTCATCAggcaaagccaaggccacCTCGGCCACTCCATCTACCACCCCTCGGAAGAATCGCAAAGCCAATTCTCATGCCGAGGAAGAAATCatgactatggaagaatacGAGCGGGATGGGAAAGATGATTAATGCAGCACCTTGAGTATATTTTTATTGTTTTTATGAATATTATGAAGTTTCTCTACCCCGTCGCGCAACGAGAGCACCGGGCGAGTAGACATTCCCAAAAAGAAAACATTTGACCATAGACGGCGGCGCCAAGACATATCGAAGTCAGGGTGAATGCCGACCCTGCGTGAAATCTGGTTCCGTTTCTGATGTTGACCATCTCTGACCAATATGGTTCCCTTTATCCATCCCTTCGCTCTTGGCTTTGATTACAATACCCGACACTTGCTTGGACAATAAATCAACATCACTGTGCCTATCAGTATGCTAAACCCTGGCCGCCCATAATATCAGCCTCCCAGCTTCTGTATGCCCAGGCTCAACTGTGGCGCGGTGAATACAAGGTAAACTAAGCAAAGAAATAGTACTACTAAAACTTAACGCTTGCTTGGCTTCTTATTAGAAGCTATACGCATCCCAAGGTTTGTCAAGGCACCAGCGCGGCTGAAAGAATAATGTGTCCATTCGGTCCCTCGCAACCATACGGTGCAATGACGATATGCGGCTTCTGTGCTGGTCAGGTCAGTGATGGAAGACGCAAACCCCACGCACAACGAATTAGATCATGTTGGGCATGAGATCTCCGAAAAGGCCAGGCTACCCAAAATGGGGTTTGGAGAACACCAAACAAAGATTTTCAGGCCGACGCATCGGAGCTCGATGGGGCTATCACGCGGCTGACGACAGCCTGTACCCTGTGGGTGTCGGGTCATGTTATAAGGCGGAGAGGATTCGTGAGAATACTGAGCATCGGTCCCTCGATTCGATATGCGTTCTCTCTCCCTTGCTCTCCTTGGTGGCGCTCTCTCTGCTTTTGCTTTCCCTGCGACCCCAGGCGAATGCCAGCCCTCGTCGTCGTTGTCCTTTGCTTACCAACCCACCATCGCCAAAGGACTCTCTGCTCGTGTCATTTACAACAACTTGACTGCTCCCCGTGGTCTTCGCTTCGATCAAGATGTCAATTTGCTTGTCGTAGAACGCGGCAAGGGCATTGTCGCATTGACCGAGCGCAACGATGCCACCTGCGCTGGTTGGGAAAAGCGCACTGTGATCACCCAATCCGACTTGGAACACGGCATTGAAGTTGGGCCGATTCCCGGAAACAAAGACAAGCAGTATCTGTACGCGAGCTCCCAAGAGAGAGTTTACCGATGGGAGTACGACCCAAAAAACGCTGCGATCATTGGGAATCCCACCATTATCGCGTTTAACATGTCGAATTCCggtgagttttttttttccaaTCAAACATTCATTTGTAATTTGATCTGATTAATTGGGTAGATCATGTTACGCGTACCTTGCTCTTGCAGCCTGGGAAAAATGGTGAATCCGAGTATCTCATTGTCAGCCGTGGTTCAGCTAGCAACTTTGACGAGTCGTCGGGTATGTTGGTCAATAGGCTCCGTTACGTAGGACGATACTTATAACGTTACGCTACTCTAGCCGACGTGAACGCCGGTCCCGCTCAAATCCGGCGCTTCCCTCTTACAAAGTCGGACCGCCCTGCAGGGGGTTATAGCTGGAATCAAGGAACGGTTCTGGCATGGGGAGTTCGTAATGGTGTCGGCATTGCCCTCTCCAAAGACGGGAAAGACCTCTGGGAGATTGAGAATAGCTCGGATAATATCCGGTGGCGCGACGTCGATATCCATATTGACAACCCTTGTAGGTCTTTTAAGTTTACATCCTGGCATTGTGAACTGACATGTGAATAGCCGAAGAACTTAACCGAATCTCCCTTCGTGAACCCGAAAAGATCCCCATCGAAAACAAGTTCTATGGATACCCATCCTGCTTTACCGCATGGAATTCTTCATCGGTGCCTCGCAATGAATCCCAGCCTGTCTTTGACCTCCCAACTGGCGCTCAGTTCTCCAGACGCCCAGTAGGAACTCAACCGGATGACGCCTGGTGCCAGAACCCCAACAACAATAAGCCTCCTCGCCTCTCGTTCCAAGCTCATTCGGCACCTCTTGACCTTGTTTTCTACGACAACTCAAAGTGCAGCCCCAGGGATAACAATGTTGGCATCCCTCGTAAATGGGACGGTGATGCATTTACCAGCTTCCACGGCTCCTGGAATCGCCAACCACCAACCGGTAAGATTTATCCAGCCCTTACATAATGCTTGGTAATAATCTGAATCGCGCAGGTTACAGCGTTGTCCGCATCCCATGGGCGGGTGATGCTC
Coding sequences within it:
- a CDS encoding transcription factor TFIIIB component B, which encodes MKFRPGVSIRRPTIPHSPAPPTHSGSAIPSTPSKLNAHVTQESSAHDHIADSSDTEAGPSRGTIPLIMTRSTSASRVNIAPGISRPLQPSRPVEPQAVASTSRATESSNISVPTVVSTTSGDDNDATQTSLHLARPTGSDIVPSDHLVFPHQVTSRNISLPTPLSTQLQPSQRPFENLTAALIQPGSSQTSNITGIPTPASTQLPITNFPVDPAILEFTNLPQGNELFAPPGMPQIVVEPPLEIRPELADGTNLLPAPPLLPVDPDPGENEENEPSTGDSVTPAKPKRGRQVPTKEPKPRKRRKTAKSHEGIAQGQENNIENEQPEGKPRRRRSTQKKARKSATLEEKIEVLEQEAAKAAGVENAEPLDPTMATMASLCDSDIPNGRLSSKYLEKGIAYVKYVEERRQRIVARTAERLKNLRQSGLDVSQPQPPPLKKPEPTPVPPGTEVDEDGNPTAGPSKQRELGASLSPSPEPEAEPGQPEETFIESAAAPQIRFVNGEMVLDEDSQFYDRAGATVQDEDSMVVVDEADSTRFSNSNSFMKKAGSRGSRWTADETELFYWCLSAFGEDYENIARYLGRTPLQCKNKTKSEDRRGNEKRITLAIKTRIPLDLEEFGRITGRDFSGPPPEIRAPVVPPRAENEEQEPVPSSGKAKATSATPSTTPRKNRKANSHAEEEIMTMEEYERDGKDD